From the genome of Negativicoccus succinicivorans, one region includes:
- the dcd gene encoding dCTP deaminase has product MILSGKEIERRLGKNIFIDPFDPRKLNPNSYNLSLANELLVYDEPKLDMKKKNTAHRIVIPDDGLWLEPQRLYLGRTAEYTRTEGLVPMLEGRSSVGRLGLFIHVTAGFGDVGFAGYWTLEMFCVQPIKIYSNVELCQIYYHLIEGDYEPYKSGKYQHNEGIQPSLLYKDFERENDA; this is encoded by the coding sequence GTGATCTTATCCGGAAAAGAAATCGAGCGGCGACTGGGCAAAAATATTTTTATCGATCCGTTCGATCCGCGAAAATTGAACCCGAACAGTTACAATTTGAGCTTGGCGAACGAATTGCTCGTTTATGATGAACCGAAGCTCGATATGAAAAAGAAAAATACCGCGCATCGCATTGTGATCCCCGACGACGGTTTGTGGTTGGAACCGCAGCGGCTTTACTTGGGGCGTACGGCGGAATACACCCGCACGGAAGGACTTGTGCCGATGCTCGAAGGGCGTTCGTCGGTCGGCCGGCTGGGACTTTTTATCCATGTGACAGCAGGTTTCGGCGACGTCGGTTTCGCGGGGTATTGGACGCTGGAAATGTTTTGCGTGCAGCCGATCAAAATTTACTCCAACGTGGAACTTTGCCAAATTTATTACCATTTGATCGAAGGCGACTACGAGCCGTACAAGAGCGGCAAATACCAGCATAATGAAGGCATTCAGCCGAGTCTTTTGTACAAGGATTTTGAACGCGAGAACGACGCATGA
- a CDS encoding 3'-5' exonuclease, whose product MNCIIFDLEWNEIVPYQLAMQNEIGFPLSGEIIEIGAVRMTGDGDLSDRFDRLVKPSFLRRMHPHVKRLTGITWEMLQEEDDFKTVMTEFNRWCGDDALLLSWGTSDRQVLAENLRLHHLPRTWLKPWYDAQKIFGRYCLDTYEQYGLARAAEYMGVAMADDAHRAVNDAAYTAQICERLPLRRAIREYDFHRNLGPLEFRPTVEFQYFDGYRDSQSAWADPAIWEIYLPDQDAPLALTEPERLRRHTLLALAMDHLGKRYLVRWKTYQYKKGRGTVHGVARETYRAVPLLIAWYRDVAERNTRRRRLHEAKSNPAFR is encoded by the coding sequence ATGAACTGCATTATCTTCGACTTGGAATGGAACGAAATCGTACCGTACCAGCTGGCGATGCAAAACGAGATCGGGTTTCCGCTTTCCGGCGAAATCATCGAGATCGGCGCGGTTCGCATGACGGGCGACGGCGACTTGAGCGATCGCTTCGATCGCTTGGTGAAGCCGAGTTTTCTGCGCCGTATGCATCCGCACGTCAAGCGATTGACGGGGATTACCTGGGAGATGCTGCAGGAGGAAGACGATTTCAAAACCGTCATGACGGAATTTAACCGCTGGTGCGGCGACGACGCGTTGTTGCTTTCATGGGGGACCTCCGATCGACAGGTGCTGGCGGAAAACCTGCGTCTGCATCATTTGCCGCGGACGTGGCTCAAACCTTGGTACGATGCGCAAAAAATTTTCGGTCGCTACTGCTTGGACACTTACGAGCAGTACGGCTTGGCGCGCGCGGCCGAGTACATGGGCGTGGCGATGGCGGACGACGCGCATCGCGCGGTCAATGACGCGGCGTATACGGCGCAAATTTGCGAACGCCTGCCCTTGCGGCGCGCTATTCGCGAATACGATTTTCATCGTAACTTGGGGCCGCTTGAATTTCGTCCGACCGTCGAATTTCAATATTTTGACGGTTACCGCGACAGTCAATCCGCTTGGGCGGATCCCGCCATTTGGGAAATTTACCTGCCCGATCAGGACGCGCCGTTGGCCTTGACCGAGCCGGAGCGGTTGCGGCGGCACACATTACTGGCGCTTGCGATGGATCACTTGGGAAAGCGCTACCTCGTTCGCTGGAAAACGTATCAATATAAAAAAGGCCGCGGCACCGTGCATGGCGTCGCGCGCGAAACGTATCGGGCGGTACCGTTGCTGATCGCCTGGTATCGGGATGTCGCTGAGCGCAATACAAGGCGCCGTCGACTGCATGAGGCGAAAAGCAACCCCGCGTTCCGTTGA
- the guaA gene encoding glutamine-hydrolyzing GMP synthase produces MVPTERIIIVDFGGQYAQLIARRVRECGVYSKIVSYTRDLDEILAEKPQGIIFTGGPASVYEDGAPRLDSRIFEAGIPIFGICYGMQWMCRELGGDVKRPITREYGYAKVQKLADGDIFANVSAETDVWMSHGDYVEEPPTGFEVIGKTAHTPVAAVADTRRKLYGVQFHPEVNHSKEGMQMLRSFILDVCGCRGDWTMEHFAETAIQEIRDTVGDGKVLLALSGGVDSSVCAQLLSRAVGSQLTCIFVDHGLMRKNEGDEVEAAFADSGMHFIRVNAADRFLARLKGITDPEQKRKTIGEEFIRVFEEEGRKIGQVDYLAQGTIYPDVVESGTGNAAVIKSHHNVGGLPAVVDFKGLIEPLRDLFKDEVRALGEELGLADYLVWRQPFPGPGLGIRIMGEVTKEKLDTLREADAIWREEIKNAGWDRKVNQYFAVLTSNRSVGVMGDSRTYAYTLALRGVTTTDFMTAEWARIPYEVLDIVSNRIVNEVEGINRVVYDITGKPPATIEWE; encoded by the coding sequence ATGGTACCGACAGAACGAATTATCATCGTTGATTTCGGCGGGCAGTACGCTCAGCTGATTGCGCGCCGCGTGCGTGAATGCGGCGTATATTCGAAAATTGTTTCCTATACGCGCGACTTGGACGAGATATTGGCGGAAAAACCGCAAGGCATTATCTTTACGGGCGGACCGGCGAGCGTTTACGAAGACGGCGCGCCGCGACTTGACTCCCGCATTTTTGAAGCGGGCATCCCGATCTTCGGCATTTGCTACGGCATGCAGTGGATGTGTCGGGAACTCGGCGGCGACGTCAAACGGCCGATTACCCGTGAATACGGCTATGCCAAAGTGCAGAAATTGGCGGACGGCGATATCTTCGCCAACGTTTCCGCGGAAACCGATGTGTGGATGAGCCACGGCGACTACGTGGAAGAGCCGCCGACCGGCTTTGAAGTCATCGGCAAAACCGCGCACACGCCGGTCGCGGCGGTGGCGGATACCCGTCGTAAACTGTACGGCGTGCAATTCCATCCGGAAGTCAACCACTCCAAAGAGGGCATGCAGATGCTGCGCTCGTTCATTTTAGACGTCTGCGGTTGCCGCGGCGACTGGACGATGGAACATTTCGCCGAGACGGCCATTCAAGAAATTCGCGACACCGTCGGCGACGGCAAAGTATTGCTCGCCCTTTCGGGCGGTGTCGATTCGTCCGTTTGCGCGCAGCTTTTATCGCGCGCGGTCGGCTCGCAACTTACCTGCATCTTCGTCGATCACGGCTTGATGCGTAAAAATGAAGGCGACGAAGTCGAAGCCGCCTTTGCCGACAGCGGCATGCACTTCATCCGCGTCAACGCCGCCGATCGTTTCCTCGCACGTTTAAAAGGCATTACCGATCCGGAACAAAAACGCAAAACCATCGGGGAAGAATTTATCCGCGTATTTGAAGAAGAAGGACGCAAAATCGGTCAAGTCGACTACCTCGCGCAGGGCACCATTTATCCTGACGTCGTGGAAAGCGGCACCGGCAACGCCGCGGTCATCAAAAGCCATCACAACGTCGGCGGCCTTCCGGCCGTTGTCGACTTCAAAGGCCTGATCGAACCGTTGCGCGACCTCTTCAAAGATGAAGTGCGCGCGCTCGGTGAAGAACTCGGCCTCGCCGATTACCTCGTCTGGCGGCAACCCTTCCCGGGGCCCGGCTTGGGCATCCGCATCATGGGCGAAGTCACCAAAGAAAAACTCGACACCTTGCGGGAAGCCGACGCCATTTGGCGGGAAGAAATCAAAAATGCCGGCTGGGATCGCAAAGTGAACCAATATTTCGCCGTACTCACCTCGAATCGTTCGGTCGGCGTCATGGGCGACAGCCGCACCTACGCGTACACGCTCGCGCTGCGCGGCGTCACCACCACCGACTTCATGACCGCCGAATGGGCCCGCATCCCGTACGAAGTCCTTGACATCGTATCCAACCGCATCGTCAATGAAGTCGAAGGCATCAACCGAGTTGTCTACGACATCACCGGCAAACCCCCGGCGACGATCGAGTGGGAATAG
- a CDS encoding helix-turn-helix domain-containing protein, whose protein sequence is MQNFGKIIFKIDQVLEEKNISKNKLEKEANLQRTQLNSYCNNKVKRIDLETIAKICYVLECKVEDIMDYVR, encoded by the coding sequence ATGCAAAACTTTGGCAAAATTATTTTTAAAATAGACCAAGTTTTAGAAGAGAAAAATATAAGCAAAAATAAATTGGAAAAAGAAGCAAATCTTCAAAGGACGCAACTTAATTCTTATTGCAATAACAAGGTTAAGAGAATTGACTTGGAAACAATAGCAAAGATTTGTTATGTTCTCGAGTGTAAGGTTGAAGACATTATGGATTATGTGAGGTAA
- a CDS encoding GNAT family N-acetyltransferase, giving the protein MKYIPVSFEMKDGRICEIREIQVKDAAETIEYLKTVMGESNFLYSYPEEITLTVEQEEKMIKSFNESEDILMIIAEFDGRLIASVQISRSKKLKMRHRGNVAVTVLKEFWNLRIGKKMLLCLEDYAKEWGLTQIELHYFSGNKRGQILYEKLGFVKVREIPEAFILKDGTRYNNITMVKSI; this is encoded by the coding sequence ATGAAATACATACCAGTAAGTTTTGAAATGAAAGATGGTAGGATTTGCGAAATTAGAGAAATTCAAGTAAAAGACGCTGCAGAAACTATTGAATATTTGAAAACCGTTATGGGAGAATCTAACTTTTTATACTCTTATCCAGAAGAAATAACTTTGACTGTTGAACAGGAAGAGAAGATGATAAAAAGTTTTAATGAATCTGAAGATATTCTAATGATTATAGCTGAGTTTGATGGAAGATTGATTGCAAGTGTTCAGATTTCAAGATCAAAAAAATTGAAAATGCGTCATCGAGGAAATGTCGCTGTTACAGTTCTGAAAGAATTTTGGAACCTAAGAATAGGAAAGAAGATGCTCCTTTGTCTTGAAGACTATGCTAAGGAATGGGGACTTACCCAAATTGAACTGCACTATTTCTCAGGTAATAAAAGAGGTCAGATTCTTTATGAAAAATTAGGATTCGTCAAAGTGAGAGAAATACCGGAAGCGTTTATTTTGAAGGATGGAACACGATACAATAATATAACAATGGTAAAAAGTATCTAA
- a CDS encoding KilA-N domain-containing protein produces the protein MSKINKEQISAKGFSIQVYTEDFKNDYISLTDIAKYKNTDDPRFVIQNWMRNRNTLEFIGLWETLNNPNFNRVQFDTFRNEAGLNRFTMTPSKWIESTGAIGIVSKSGRYGGTYAHYDIAMEFASWLSPEFKLYIIQDYKRLKEDENSKLSLTWNLHREISKINYKIHTDAIKECLLKDLTSEQLSFKYASEADMLNVALFNRTAKDWREENPDLKGNMRDYASINELLVLANIESYNAVLISKGMEQKERMIELRKLARTQLMSLKKLGDSSIKKLEGKK, from the coding sequence TTGTCAAAAATAAATAAAGAGCAAATTTCTGCTAAGGGATTTTCAATTCAAGTTTATACTGAAGATTTTAAAAATGATTATATAAGCTTAACGGATATAGCAAAGTATAAAAACACAGATGATCCAAGATTTGTAATCCAAAACTGGATGAGAAATAGAAACACGCTTGAATTTATAGGATTATGGGAAACACTTAATAATCCAAATTTTAACCGTGTGCAATTCGACACGTTTAGAAATGAAGCAGGTTTAAATAGATTTACAATGACACCAAGTAAATGGATAGAATCTACTGGAGCTATTGGAATAGTCTCAAAATCTGGTAGATATGGTGGAACTTATGCTCATTATGATATAGCGATGGAATTTGCGTCTTGGCTTTCTCCAGAATTTAAGCTATATATTATTCAAGATTATAAAAGACTAAAAGAAGATGAAAACTCAAAATTATCATTAACTTGGAATCTGCATCGAGAAATATCAAAGATTAATTATAAAATCCACACAGATGCAATTAAAGAATGCTTACTTAAAGATTTGACCAGTGAACAATTATCATTCAAGTATGCTAGTGAAGCGGATATGTTAAATGTAGCATTATTTAATAGAACCGCTAAAGATTGGCGTGAAGAAAATCCTGACCTAAAAGGAAATATGAGAGACTATGCAAGTATTAATGAGTTATTGGTGCTTGCAAATATAGAAAGCTACAATGCCGTTCTTATTAGCAAAGGAATGGAACAAAAAGAAAGAATGATAGAACTTAGAAAACTTGCTAGAACACAATTGATGTCACTTAAAAAGCTTGGTGATAGTAGTATTAAAAAATTAGAAGGGAAGAAATAA
- a CDS encoding RNA-directed DNA polymerase, whose translation MLKKAILRKSCFRAIDNILYEGTTDVELFNRAFEIDYLKDEEVREELCSMVCSNIQKNKFSELKVHKLGHVLVPKKSLSDYRKCALIDIYDEIVYLTLVISIADEIEKMRINKSKNRVFSYRFGSFKGKLFDGKFHYTAFRQRTLEKSKYTKNKVIVECDISNFYDRLNIHRIESILRSNPKIDVDIISLINELLLYWANRDSYGLPVGSNASRILAEVALIEVDNYLFSKGIDFCRFVDDYRIFAKNAFEAHSNLALLTLKLSKEGMFLNTQKTKVKDISNYNKQNLSSDVNNAQNDVTFDEVDDKQPNLPKIIRGYSGLIPSKFRKLSNAEIEKLKENDLNELINDANNSMLIEEKAITTIMRTIIAKEEYRRLTELPNIIKKFPQFIPYFIDTVIKCEGICKEYLIKIQNDFEEWMTDVDVPEYIQVYLVRIYSTHLLENKEILLNSFRNLKRNSGDYIGRALLEALDGKLSRGELLEIRDYYYRADKWEERQILKMISSGLSKGEKRVFFKDIKIHEDDYFINKIVKDNGNR comes from the coding sequence ATGTTAAAGAAAGCGATATTACGAAAATCCTGTTTTAGAGCTATAGACAACATTTTGTATGAAGGAACGACAGATGTAGAATTGTTTAATCGAGCTTTTGAAATTGATTATCTAAAAGATGAGGAAGTAAGAGAAGAATTATGCAGTATGGTTTGCTCGAATATTCAAAAAAATAAATTTTCAGAGCTAAAAGTTCATAAATTAGGGCATGTATTGGTGCCAAAGAAGAGTTTGTCAGATTATAGGAAATGTGCTTTAATTGACATTTATGATGAAATTGTATATTTGACATTGGTAATTAGTATTGCTGACGAGATAGAAAAAATGAGAATAAACAAGAGTAAAAATAGAGTTTTTTCTTATAGATTTGGAAGTTTTAAAGGTAAACTTTTTGATGGCAAATTTCATTACACTGCCTTTAGACAAAGAACCTTGGAAAAAAGCAAATATACTAAGAATAAAGTTATAGTGGAGTGTGACATATCAAATTTTTATGATAGATTAAATATTCATAGAATTGAATCTATTCTAAGATCTAATCCAAAGATTGATGTTGATATAATATCTTTAATTAATGAATTGTTATTGTACTGGGCAAATAGAGATTCTTATGGGTTACCAGTTGGTTCTAATGCTTCAAGGATACTTGCAGAGGTTGCTTTAATCGAAGTAGATAACTATCTTTTTTCAAAAGGAATTGATTTCTGCCGATTTGTGGATGATTATAGGATTTTTGCTAAAAACGCATTTGAAGCTCACAGTAATCTTGCTTTATTAACTTTAAAATTAAGCAAAGAAGGTATGTTTTTAAACACTCAAAAAACTAAAGTTAAAGATATTTCAAACTATAACAAACAAAATCTTAGTAGTGATGTGAATAATGCTCAAAATGATGTTACTTTTGACGAAGTTGATGATAAGCAGCCAAATCTTCCTAAAATAATAAGAGGTTATTCAGGTCTGATTCCTAGCAAATTTAGAAAATTATCTAACGCAGAAATTGAAAAATTAAAAGAGAATGACTTGAATGAGCTTATTAATGATGCTAATAATAGCATGCTTATTGAAGAAAAAGCGATTACAACAATTATGCGTACTATAATTGCAAAAGAAGAATACAGAAGATTGACGGAACTTCCTAATATAATAAAAAAGTTTCCTCAATTTATACCTTATTTTATTGATACTGTAATAAAATGTGAAGGTATTTGTAAGGAATATTTAATTAAAATTCAAAATGATTTTGAGGAATGGATGACAGATGTGGACGTACCAGAATATATTCAAGTGTATTTAGTGCGAATATATTCTACTCATTTACTTGAAAATAAAGAAATTTTGTTAAATTCGTTTAGAAATTTGAAGAGAAATTCAGGAGATTATATTGGGAGAGCATTATTGGAGGCTTTAGATGGAAAGCTATCGAGAGGAGAATTGCTTGAAATTAGAGATTACTATTATCGCGCAGATAAATGGGAAGAAAGGCAAATTTTAAAGATGATTAGTAGTGGCCTTTCAAAAGGTGAAAAAAGAGTATTTTTCAAAGATATTAAAATTCATGAAGATGATTATTTCATTAATAAAATAGTAAAAGATAATGGTAATAGATAG
- a CDS encoding SIR2 family protein — MYEPCECMICKNNKNFDMPKEIIESVLKNNLVLFCGAGISTESKSVFPESFYTSILCEIEDKTNKKVDLDTSFSRLMSLYIDTFPNGRRKLLNKIKEKFDFIDSFPQLLNAATSFHREVAANPFIETIITTNWDTYFEDYCDCTPVINDTDVTLWNVFKKRVFKIHGSINNVGSIVATEKDYEKSYSRLSSELIGDRLKTILASSTVVFIGFSFGDEDLNRLLDILTEKMGDFSNQFYLVTIDEKWKVNVDSRVIPIITDGTYFIHQLNNILIAEGRLVSSDIYDYAEELLCFIKKEHIKLFESNTYRNEIKDFPELLLSIAYQDAFIHALERCVAHRSNGEYLIPGYFQPKIQSYESYYEKRMSEENYDQAFYNLGYCDGLLSLLLFVNNPEEAKIPPLFIYEENYFETKDDLFKYISENRNKKHFEYCLGKVQNMNDLVPHFMPWFI; from the coding sequence GTGTATGAACCTTGTGAATGTATGATTTGTAAAAATAATAAAAATTTTGATATGCCTAAAGAGATTATTGAGTCCGTTTTGAAAAACAATTTAGTTCTTTTTTGTGGTGCAGGTATAAGCACAGAGTCAAAATCTGTTTTTCCTGAATCATTTTACACAAGTATTTTATGTGAGATAGAAGATAAGACAAATAAGAAAGTTGATTTAGACACCAGTTTTTCTAGGCTAATGAGTTTATATATTGATACATTTCCCAATGGTCGTAGGAAATTGCTAAATAAAATTAAAGAAAAATTTGATTTCATAGATTCTTTTCCTCAATTATTAAATGCAGCTACTAGTTTTCATAGAGAAGTTGCTGCAAATCCTTTCATTGAAACGATAATTACAACAAATTGGGATACATATTTTGAAGATTATTGTGATTGTACTCCCGTAATTAATGATACTGATGTTACTTTGTGGAATGTGTTTAAAAAAAGAGTATTTAAAATACATGGATCAATTAATAATGTTGGGTCAATAGTAGCTACCGAAAAGGATTATGAGAAATCATATAGTAGACTTTCTAGCGAATTAATAGGAGATAGGCTAAAAACTATTCTGGCAAGTAGTACTGTTGTCTTTATTGGTTTTTCCTTTGGAGATGAGGATCTTAATAGGTTGTTAGATATATTAACCGAAAAGATGGGGGATTTTAGCAATCAATTTTATTTAGTCACAATTGATGAAAAATGGAAAGTAAATGTAGACTCAAGAGTAATCCCCATTATTACTGATGGAACATATTTTATTCACCAATTAAACAATATATTAATAGCAGAAGGTCGACTTGTTTCAAGTGATATTTATGATTATGCAGAAGAACTTTTGTGTTTCATTAAAAAAGAGCATATTAAGCTTTTTGAATCAAATACTTATCGAAACGAGATTAAAGATTTTCCTGAATTACTATTATCAATAGCTTATCAAGATGCATTTATACATGCTTTAGAGAGGTGTGTTGCGCATAGAAGTAATGGAGAATATTTGATTCCTGGTTACTTTCAGCCTAAGATTCAATCATACGAGAGTTATTATGAAAAGCGTATGTCAGAAGAAAATTACGATCAAGCGTTCTACAATCTGGGATATTGTGATGGTTTGCTATCGCTATTATTATTTGTTAACAATCCGGAAGAAGCAAAGATACCTCCATTATTTATATATGAAGAGAACTACTTTGAGACAAAAGATGATCTGTTTAAATATATATCAGAAAATAGAAATAAAAAACACTTTGAATATTGTTTAGGAAAAGTACAAAATATGAATGATTTAGTTCCTCATTTTATGCCTTGGTTTATTTAG
- a CDS encoding DUF2254 family protein, with the protein MVSEIRMWFFNQKNLLKMSKFIIWTLLLLLITWVFDLRYPFMKSYIPRSLLLSVEVSVDFLSNISGVFLTISIFCFTIIVTVLNKYSSSISPRMLQAFIDRTGVIGLYGVFVSGFFYSAISILLLQGLGPDQRVVAGSFGIAYLIIAMMGFITFSKQVIDNIKISNIIEAVYADCDKLIDEQVELRKKAEHYKEDEQATEIPIVAGSSGYLFKINEDDILKELKGIKAELVIDKRISEYAAEGESLGDLKIFQGELNTEKTEELKEKISALFLINMYNNEEEDYHQGIVKLTEIANMALSPGINDPNTAITCINKMSSLLGKLLATDNQFIVLKEGEDTKIIYQSYSVKDELYLAFSQIISYSGGDPMVTKAILQGIYIIYMMAGMSAKKDVKKFFDASYEILTENFSHEVHLNKFKAIKQKLEEHAA; encoded by the coding sequence ATGGTATCTGAAATCAGGATGTGGTTTTTTAATCAAAAAAACCTTTTAAAGATGTCAAAGTTTATCATTTGGACGTTATTGCTTCTTTTAATCACTTGGGTTTTTGATCTCAGATATCCTTTCATGAAATCCTATATCCCGAGGTCGTTACTGCTGTCGGTGGAAGTGTCTGTTGATTTTCTTTCGAACATCTCGGGTGTATTTTTAACCATCAGCATTTTTTGTTTTACCATTATCGTTACTGTGCTCAACAAATACAGCAGCAGCATATCGCCGCGAATGCTGCAGGCGTTTATCGACAGAACGGGAGTAATCGGTTTATACGGTGTATTTGTCAGCGGCTTCTTTTATTCCGCGATCAGTATTTTGCTTTTACAAGGCCTCGGACCGGATCAACGTGTCGTTGCCGGAAGTTTCGGGATCGCGTATCTAATCATTGCAATGATGGGGTTTATCACGTTTTCCAAACAGGTTATCGATAACATTAAAATTTCAAATATTATCGAAGCGGTCTATGCTGACTGTGACAAGCTTATTGACGAACAGGTAGAACTCAGAAAAAAGGCGGAACATTATAAAGAAGATGAACAAGCAACCGAGATCCCTATCGTAGCAGGGAGTTCGGGGTATCTGTTCAAAATAAATGAGGATGATATTTTAAAAGAGCTTAAAGGGATCAAAGCGGAGCTGGTCATCGATAAGAGAATTAGTGAATACGCAGCCGAAGGCGAATCCTTGGGCGATTTAAAAATTTTTCAAGGGGAATTAAATACTGAAAAAACGGAAGAGCTGAAAGAAAAAATCAGTGCATTGTTTTTAATAAACATGTACAACAATGAAGAAGAAGACTATCATCAGGGCATTGTCAAACTTACCGAAATTGCGAACATGGCGTTGAGCCCCGGGATAAATGATCCCAATACCGCGATTACATGTATCAATAAAATGTCATCGTTGCTGGGGAAGCTCTTGGCCACAGATAATCAATTTATAGTTCTCAAAGAAGGTGAAGATACCAAAATAATCTACCAAAGTTATTCTGTCAAAGATGAGTTATACCTTGCATTCAGCCAGATTATTTCCTACTCCGGTGGAGATCCGATGGTGACCAAGGCGATTTTACAGGGCATTTATATCATTTATATGATGGCGGGGATGAGCGCTAAAAAAGATGTCAAGAAATTTTTTGATGCCTCGTATGAAATATTGACAGAAAACTTTAGCCACGAAGTGCATCTGAATAAGTTCAAAGCGATCAAACAGAAGCTTGAAGAACACGCAGCTTAG
- a CDS encoding TM2 domain-containing protein, translating to MDENNRKSEQVNEEVHSSVMDDVSAKETESQAEPVEERIIERTTIIKEVPVNKGVNRVVYILLAFFFGTLGVHRFYAGHAFAGICYLLCSIIGWSLTWFLGIGFIILGIELIFCLYDIVRAAFASADANGQIHV from the coding sequence ATGGATGAAAACAACCGAAAGTCGGAGCAGGTAAACGAGGAAGTTCATTCTTCAGTAATGGATGATGTCTCCGCGAAAGAGACCGAATCGCAGGCAGAACCGGTAGAGGAACGTATCATCGAAAGGACGACGATCATCAAAGAAGTCCCTGTGAACAAAGGTGTAAATCGGGTAGTGTATATCTTGTTAGCTTTTTTCTTCGGCACGCTAGGAGTGCATCGCTTTTATGCGGGGCATGCTTTCGCCGGAATATGCTATCTTCTTTGCAGCATCATCGGCTGGAGTCTGACGTGGTTCTTAGGAATCGGCTTTATTATATTGGGCATTGAACTGATATTTTGTCTGTATGACATCGTGCGGGCCGCTTTCGCATCCGCAGATGCGAACGGCCAGATCCATGTATAA